The genome window ATGGTAGAATACATTAGCCGATCTCGAATTTTAATTTGTTCACTCCTTGGCAATTGATGAAAATTAGGGGGTAACTCATCATAAAACATTTGCCGTCTTTCTTCGGTATTGGTGGGACGTTTTATCTTGTCTTTTCTTTCATTTTCAATGACACTAAAAATATCGGTAGGTATCTCATCTCCCGAGGAATTTTGTGGAGCATAAAAAGTTTGTTGTTGACTAGCTAGGGAGTTTTGGTCAACATTCTCCAAGGGGAAACAACCGCTAACAAATATTGTGACGACGATAGAGTAAACAACGGCTTTAGTCATAACTTTATAAAGTTTCCTGCTCTTTCATGTTAACAATTAACTGTTGACAAATAATAACAAAAATCTAACAATATAATTAATATTTACTATCATATTCTATGACTTCGTCCCCTGCCGATTTTTTCCATGTTTCTGTTTTTGCTCAAGAATTGGTAGATAGCCTTAATCCCAAGCCCAATGGACACTATCTTGATGCTACTTTGGGGGGGGGAGGACATACAGAAATTTTGTTAGGTCATGATGATAGTATAACAATGACGGTGATTGATCGAGATGAAAATGCGATCGCCTCTGTCCGTGATAGATTACCCTCTTCTTATTTAGAAAGAATTACTTTTTGGCATGGCAATTTTGCCGATTTTCAAGGTAAAGCGAATCAATTTGATGGCATTATGGCTGATTTGGGGGTTAGTTCTCCTCAATTTGACCATGGTTCGCGTGGTTTTAGCTTCCGTCATGAAGGGGAGTTGGATATGCGAATGGATCAAAATCAATCTCTGACGGCTCAAAAAATTGTGAACCATTGGCAAGAAAAAGAAATTGCTGACTTGATTTATCAGTATGGGGAGGAAAGACTGTCTCGCCGTATTGCTCGGAAAATCGTGGAAAAACGCCCCTTTACCACCACCACGGAGTTAGCCAGTGCGATCGCCCTTTGTTACCCCCCCAAAGCCCGTTATGGTAGGATACACCCCGCCACAAGGACTTTCCAAGCCCTACGCATTGCCGTAAATCAAGAATTAGACTCCCTTACCTCTTTTCTGGGCAACGCCCCGCTATGGCTCAAACCAGAAGGCAGAATTGCCATTATTAGTTTTCACAGTCTCGAAGATAGGATTGTAAAGTATCAATTTCGGGATAGTGACATCTTAAAAATAATCACCAAAAAACCCCTTACTCCCACAGAAGAAGAGCAAAAGGTTAATGGGCGATCGCGCTCTGCTAAACTGAGAATAGCAGAGAAAAAATCATAACCTACTTATCTTTGGTTTGAATCAATTCCACCTTATACCCCGTAGGATCTTCCACAAAAGCAATTACTGTAGTACCATGTTTCATAGGTCCTGGCTCTCTGATTACCTTACCCCCAAGAGATTTAATTTTATCGCAGGTAGTGTAAATATCATCCACCCCAAGGGCAATATGTCCGTAACCGTCCCCAATGTCATAACCATCCTTACCCCAATTGTAAGTTAACTCAATGACAGAATGATCAGACTCATCCCCATAACCCACAAAAGCAAGGGTAAACTCTCCTCCCGGATAGTCTTTTTGTCTTAACAACTTCATACCCAACACATCGCAATAAAACTTGATAGACTCTTCCAAATTGCCTACCCTGAGCATGGTATGTAAAAGACGCATAAATATAACTCCTGAATAACTTATCTACGCTTATTGTGCCACGAAATTTTCATTAATAAATATCGTTTCCCATTGGTTTATAAGTGATTAACCTCATAAATACAAAGGACTTAAACCATTACAAATATAAGAGTACAGTATCCTTAGAGAAGAGTAAAATGTGTTGATATTATCCATTTACCCCCATAAACCATTGCCCATTCCCTACCCTATCAAAAAAATTGATTATGAATAATCCTCGCCCTATTAGCGATTGACAAGAAACGATCAAGGGTTAACAATGGATGGGTGACTTTTATGATGTTACTGAAAAACAAGTGTCTTAATATAATCCTTCTTTTGACTTGAGCCATGGGAAAGGAAGATAACAAGCTATATAATATCCTTGCCCTCAAAAGGGTTTAAAATTCTGAGGGGAGAAGGGTTTTTTTTGATGATTCTCACCATGGGCTTGATTTAATTTTCAGTAACTTTATTTTTATCGCTAACTATTATTTTAAATTCTCAACAAATTTCTATTAGAAATGACTAAATTTGTATTTGTCACGGGTGGGGTTGTGTCTAGTATTGGAAAAGGTATTGTGGGGGCGAGTTTGGGGCGTTTGCTCAAATCCCGTAACTATTCTGTATCTATCCTTAAGTTAGATCCCTATATTAACGTAGATCCTGGTACCATGAGTCCCTATCAACATGGGGAGGTTTTTGTTACCGATGATGGGGCAGAAACGGATTTAGATTTGGGACATTATGAACGCTTTACAGATACTTCTAGTTCGAGGTTAAATAGTGTTACCACGGGTTCTATTTACCAATCGGTAATCAATAAGGAAAGAAGGGGTGATTATCAAGGGGCAACGGTGCAGGTAATTCCTCATATTACCAATGAAATTAAGCATCGCATCCATCGAGTAGCTAAAAATAATAGTCCTGATGTGGTAATTACAGAAATTGGTGGCACGGTAGGGGATATTGAGTCTTTACCTTTTCTTGAGGCGATTCGTCAATTTAGAAAAGATGTGGGGCGCGATAATGTTTTATATATGCACGTTACCCTCATTCCTTGGATTACGGCGGCAGGGGAGTTGAAAACTAAACCGACTCAACATTCTGTGAAGGAGTTGCGCTCGTTGGGGATTCAGCCTGATGTGTTGGTTTGTCGGTGCGATCGCACTATCCCCAGTAATATAAAGGATAAAATAGCCGAATTTTGTGACGTTTTTCCTGAAGCGGTGATCACCTCCTCCGATGCTAGTAGCATTTATGAAGTGCCTTTAATCCTTGAGAAAGAAGGCTTAGCGGAGCAAGTATTACAAAGATTGCGTCTGGAAAATCGTACCCCTGATCTCGAAAAATGGGAGAATTTGGTGCAAAAAATGCAGTCTCCTAATCATAAGTTAAAAGTTGCGATCGTGGGTAAATATATTCAACTAAGTGACGCTTATTTATCCGTAGTTGAAGCCCTTATCCATGCAGGAATCCATGAAGAAAGCGAGATTGAGTTATGTTGGGTAGATGCGGAAGACATCGAAACCAATGGTGCAGATAAATATCTTAGCCATGTTCAAGGAATTTTAGTCCCGGGGGGATTTGGTAATCGGGGGGTAGATGGCAAAGTCAAAGCCATTGAATATGCGAGAGAAAATCGTATTCCCTTCCTCGGTTTGTGTCTGGGAATGCAGTGTAGCGTCATTGAATGGGGTAGAAATATCGCCCACCTAGAAGGGGCAAACAGTGCCGAATTTGACGAAAAAAGCCCCAATCCCGTTATTAATCTTTTACCCGAACAACAGGACGTCATCGACTTAGGTGGTACCATGCGATTAGGGTTGTATCCTTGCCGTCTTGCCTCTGATACCCTTGCTTATTCTTTGTACAAAGAGGAGGTAATTTATGAGCGTCATCGTCATCGTTATGAGTTTAACAATGGTTATCGCACTAAATTCTTGGAAACTGGTTACAAAATTAGTGGTACATCCCCCGATGGTCGTTTGGTAGAAATTGTTGAGTTGCCTAACCATCCTTTCTTCATTGCTACCCAATTTCATCCTGAGTTTAAGTCTCGCCCCAATCAACCCCATCCGCTATTTTCTGGGTTTGTACAAGCCTGTATAAATAATCTTTAATGGGGTGGTGCTAGAGGACGTAAAAACCTATGTCGGTAAAGGTTTAGGTTGAAATACATTAAAGGTTTAATTATCCATAGAAAGTCCTCCTTTTACTTTTGTGGCAGAAAAATACCTACAGGTAAGGGAGGATATGATACTAAATCCGAATGGTAGAGTATATCACCCCTGCCTTGCAATGAATTACAAGGCTAACAGTTTATCGTTCAATGAATTGAACTAAGGTATATTTTTATTTACGGATTTGGTATGAGGCGTAATGCTATCAAAAATCAAACAGTTACCTAATCTTTGGCAAGTCCGAATTATTTTAACTGTCGGAGTTTTTGCTGTTTCCATGGCGGCAATTTTTGTGCGA of Cyanobacterium sp. HL-69 contains these proteins:
- the pyrG gene encoding CTP synthase PyrG is translated as MTKFVFVTGGVVSSIGKGIVGASLGRLLKSRNYSVSILKLDPYINVDPGTMSPYQHGEVFVTDDGAETDLDLGHYERFTDTSSSRLNSVTTGSIYQSVINKERRGDYQGATVQVIPHITNEIKHRIHRVAKNNSPDVVITEIGGTVGDIESLPFLEAIRQFRKDVGRDNVLYMHVTLIPWITAAGELKTKPTQHSVKELRSLGIQPDVLVCRCDRTIPSNIKDKIAEFCDVFPEAVITSSDASSIYEVPLILEKEGLAEQVLQRLRLENRTPDLEKWENLVQKMQSPNHKLKVAIVGKYIQLSDAYLSVVEALIHAGIHEESEIELCWVDAEDIETNGADKYLSHVQGILVPGGFGNRGVDGKVKAIEYARENRIPFLGLCLGMQCSVIEWGRNIAHLEGANSAEFDEKSPNPVINLLPEQQDVIDLGGTMRLGLYPCRLASDTLAYSLYKEEVIYERHRHRYEFNNGYRTKFLETGYKISGTSPDGRLVEIVELPNHPFFIATQFHPEFKSRPNQPHPLFSGFVQACINNL
- a CDS encoding putative lipoprotein gives rise to the protein MTKAVVYSIVVTIFVSGCFPLENVDQNSLASQQQTFYAPQNSSGDEIPTDIFSVIENERKDKIKRPTNTEERRQMFYDELPPNFHQLPRSEQIKIRDRLMYSTMVEFREQSDINAVNQDIYEYDLPSSNNGNTGNSSSHVNVFDYGIPYSGTGE
- the rsmH gene encoding 16S rRNA (cytosine(1402)-N(4))-methyltransferase; this encodes MTSSPADFFHVSVFAQELVDSLNPKPNGHYLDATLGGGGHTEILLGHDDSITMTVIDRDENAIASVRDRLPSSYLERITFWHGNFADFQGKANQFDGIMADLGVSSPQFDHGSRGFSFRHEGELDMRMDQNQSLTAQKIVNHWQEKEIADLIYQYGEERLSRRIARKIVEKRPFTTTTELASAIALCYPPKARYGRIHPATRTFQALRIAVNQELDSLTSFLGNAPLWLKPEGRIAIISFHSLEDRIVKYQFRDSDILKIITKKPLTPTEEEQKVNGRSRSAKLRIAEKKS
- the gloA gene encoding lactoylglutathione lyase; translation: MRLLHTMLRVGNLEESIKFYCDVLGMKLLRQKDYPGGEFTLAFVGYGDESDHSVIELTYNWGKDGYDIGDGYGHIALGVDDIYTTCDKIKSLGGKVIREPGPMKHGTTVIAFVEDPTGYKVELIQTKDK